One genomic window of Desulfurococcus mucosus DSM 2162 includes the following:
- the cytX gene encoding putative hydroxymethylpyrimidine transporter CytX encodes MAGYELDLKPVPRGERSLGFPEVFSIWFGAGISIAEFWAGAMLVGVLGLNLPSAILATILGHLLGNTILAAVSLMGYYSGVPTMVLSRISLGSRGSIAASIANYLQLVGWTAVMLVVAARASETVLAEASGLKGWMVYSSSIMLIGLAVVAWALTGVKGWRRVELASAAALAVLSAWLTAVVASSRDLPRLLAEPLVIDERFWLGVDLAAAMPVSWAPVAADYSRFSRSGLAAFWGTYVGYFASSSLFYIIGALSNLLVNQPDPVGVIAVYGLGVPAMLLVVLSTTTTTFLDVYSAAISLKNTLPRIDIRKHIVVAGVLGIGVGLVFPVESYEWFLLLIGGVFTSLSGVMVADFLRNRLAYVEWRDPVVHVETRGLVAWVAGTVLYILLSASSILPEVEIPLFSDIGAITGSTLPSLAVSTLLALILG; translated from the coding sequence GTGGCAGGCTATGAGCTGGACTTGAAGCCCGTCCCACGCGGGGAGAGGAGCCTCGGCTTCCCAGAGGTTTTCAGCATATGGTTCGGCGCCGGGATAAGCATAGCGGAGTTCTGGGCCGGCGCGATGCTGGTGGGCGTGCTGGGCCTTAACCTGCCTTCAGCCATCTTGGCAACCATCCTTGGGCACTTGCTCGGCAACACGATCCTGGCTGCGGTGTCGCTGATGGGCTACTACTCGGGTGTGCCCACAATGGTTTTATCGAGGATCAGCTTGGGTTCAAGGGGGTCGATTGCAGCATCCATCGCCAACTACCTTCAGCTCGTAGGCTGGACGGCTGTAATGCTGGTTGTCGCTGCCAGGGCCTCTGAGACTGTTCTAGCAGAGGCCTCGGGTTTGAAGGGGTGGATGGTTTACTCGTCTTCAATAATGCTGATAGGCCTCGCAGTTGTTGCCTGGGCGCTTACAGGGGTGAAGGGCTGGAGGAGGGTGGAGCTTGCTTCAGCAGCCGCGTTAGCGGTTCTGTCGGCATGGCTCACAGCAGTGGTTGCGTCCAGCCGTGACCTGCCGCGGCTGCTCGCTGAACCCTTAGTTATCGATGAAAGGTTCTGGCTCGGGGTAGACCTGGCTGCAGCCATGCCCGTGTCATGGGCTCCCGTGGCAGCCGACTACTCGAGGTTCTCTAGGAGCGGGCTGGCAGCTTTCTGGGGAACCTATGTAGGCTACTTTGCCTCCAGCAGCCTCTTCTACATTATAGGGGCGTTATCCAACCTCCTCGTCAACCAGCCCGACCCGGTTGGGGTGATAGCTGTCTACGGGCTCGGCGTGCCGGCAATGCTCCTAGTGGTGTTGTCAACCACGACGACCACGTTCCTCGACGTCTACAGTGCGGCGATCAGCCTCAAGAACACGTTGCCGCGTATCGATATAAGGAAGCATATAGTTGTCGCAGGCGTCCTCGGCATAGGGGTGGGCCTCGTCTTCCCGGTGGAGTCATACGAGTGGTTCCTACTGCTCATAGGCGGAGTCTTCACCTCGCTCTCAGGGGTTATGGTAGCCGACTTCCTCAGGAATAGGTTGGCTTACGTTGAGTGGAGGGATCCCGTGGTTCACGTGGAGACCCGGGGACTAGTAGCATGGGTCGCCGGCACAGTACTCTACATCCTCCTCTCGGCCTCCAGCATTCTCCCAGAGGTTGAGATACCCTTGTTCTCGGATATCGGTGCGATCACGGGTTCAACCCTTCCCTCCCTGGCTGTCTCCACCCTCTTAGCGCTTATATTGGGGTGA
- a CDS encoding bifunctional hydroxymethylpyrimidine kinase/phosphomethylpyrimidine kinase: MKQIPVALTIAGSDSGGGAGVQADLKTFAAMGVHGASAITSITAQNTREVRAIHDVPPEIVKAQIEAVVEDIGVDAAKTGMLSNSGIIRVVAEAVERYGFPLVVDPVMIAKSGARLLREDAVEELKRLLRLAKVVTPNIPEAEVLLGEEIKGIGDAERAAREIAERYGCEAVVVKGGHMKGDLVIDVLYHAGRITEFKGRRIERRTKHGTGCSFSAAIAAGLAKGRSIEEAVRVARELVETAIEYGLEVGGGHGPVNPSAYIYIPAERYRVLVNVEEAVRMLKDNEKLVNALVPEVGINIGMAIEHPYARTPMDVAAVPGRITRYRDGLMVPGKPEFGVSRHIANAVLTAMRINPSIRAAADIAMPDGWEEAARGLGFKTSYFDRRLEPPEVKRVEGGTTRWGVEWAVRRTGGVIPDIIADYGEHGKEPLLLVLGETATDVAGKIVRLARTLHG, encoded by the coding sequence GTGAAGCAGATCCCAGTGGCTTTAACCATAGCGGGCAGTGACAGCGGCGGCGGAGCCGGGGTTCAAGCCGATCTTAAAACCTTCGCAGCCATGGGGGTGCACGGCGCCTCAGCCATCACCAGTATCACAGCCCAGAACACGAGGGAGGTTAGAGCCATACACGATGTGCCCCCGGAGATCGTGAAGGCGCAGATAGAGGCCGTGGTGGAAGACATAGGGGTGGACGCCGCTAAGACAGGGATGCTGAGCAACAGCGGCATAATAAGAGTTGTTGCGGAGGCGGTTGAGAGATACGGGTTCCCACTGGTCGTGGATCCAGTGATGATAGCTAAGTCTGGAGCCAGACTGCTCCGCGAGGATGCCGTGGAGGAGTTGAAGAGGCTTCTACGGCTAGCCAAAGTGGTAACACCCAACATACCTGAGGCAGAGGTGCTACTAGGAGAGGAGATCAAGGGTATCGGTGACGCTGAGAGGGCTGCCCGTGAAATAGCGGAGAGATACGGGTGTGAAGCAGTTGTGGTTAAAGGAGGCCACATGAAGGGCGATCTAGTTATCGACGTCCTCTACCACGCCGGCAGGATCACGGAGTTCAAGGGGCGTAGAATAGAGAGGCGGACGAAGCATGGGACCGGGTGCAGTTTCTCAGCAGCAATAGCGGCTGGGCTAGCCAAGGGGAGAAGCATAGAGGAGGCTGTCAGAGTAGCCCGTGAACTCGTTGAGACAGCGATAGAATACGGCTTGGAGGTAGGCGGCGGCCACGGGCCAGTGAACCCATCCGCATACATCTACATACCCGCCGAGAGATACAGGGTGCTGGTCAACGTGGAGGAGGCTGTCAGGATGCTGAAGGATAACGAGAAGCTTGTTAACGCCTTAGTCCCAGAGGTAGGCATCAACATAGGGATGGCGATCGAGCACCCCTATGCGAGAACCCCCATGGATGTAGCGGCGGTTCCAGGCAGGATCACAAGGTACAGGGATGGCTTAATGGTGCCGGGGAAACCCGAGTTCGGGGTCTCGAGGCATATTGCGAACGCGGTGTTAACAGCTATGAGAATCAACCCCTCCATAAGGGCTGCAGCAGACATAGCTATGCCTGATGGATGGGAGGAGGCCGCCCGTGGACTCGGCTTCAAGACATCGTACTTCGACAGGAGGCTTGAACCACCCGAGGTGAAGCGTGTTGAAGGCGGTACAACTAGGTGGGGGGTTGAATGGGCTGTTAGGAGAACCGGGGGAGTGATCCCGGATATAATAGCCGACTACGGTGAGCACGGGAAGGAGCCGTTGCTCCTCGTCCTCGGTGAGACGGCTACCGATGTAGCCGGTAAGATAGTGAGGTTGGCGAGGACGCTCCATGGTTGA
- a CDS encoding biotin transporter BioY, producing MKQRKRGAICVPQQKVLVESKTQGSIALKALMREALIIVLGVAGLALSARIRLILPFTPVPFTLQTLVLFYEILALGRRAWRITATYVLLGLAGLPVFAYGGGPGYVSSPTFGYLLGFTVAAAVGGWIIGGGLLVTPRRLLTALAASITAVYALGAAYLAAWVTILSNAPLHVALAMAVAQGIAPFIALDVVKALIAAGALYATNKAATWIRYGSRR from the coding sequence ATGAAGCAGCGGAAACGTGGAGCAATATGCGTACCCCAGCAGAAAGTCCTCGTAGAGTCAAAGACCCAGGGTAGCATCGCGTTGAAAGCATTGATGCGTGAAGCCTTGATCATAGTGCTCGGGGTAGCCGGACTAGCTCTCTCAGCAAGGATAAGGCTTATACTACCCTTCACCCCGGTTCCCTTCACGCTTCAAACCCTCGTCTTATTCTACGAGATCCTCGCGCTGGGCCGGAGGGCGTGGAGGATTACAGCAACATATGTTCTCCTAGGTCTAGCAGGCCTACCCGTCTTCGCCTACGGTGGCGGGCCAGGCTATGTTTCCTCACCGACCTTCGGCTACCTACTCGGCTTCACCGTTGCAGCCGCTGTAGGAGGCTGGATCATTGGCGGAGGCCTCCTGGTTACACCGCGTAGGCTCCTCACAGCCCTAGCAGCCTCCATCACCGCTGTCTACGCGCTGGGTGCAGCGTACCTGGCTGCATGGGTCACCATACTCTCCAATGCTCCATTACACGTGGCTCTCGCAATGGCTGTGGCTCAGGGGATAGCCCCCTTCATAGCCCTAGACGTGGTTAAAGCCCTCATTGCAGCCGGCGCACTCTACGCCACAAACAAGGCTGCCACGTGGATCAGGTATGGTTCACGACGCTAA
- a CDS encoding dihydroorotase translates to MEHVVSMSLLVRNGLVVTSKGVLRADVRIQDGVITSVGRHLDSSGVDEVIDASGMLVFPGVIDEHVHMREPGLEYKDDFTHGSRAALKGGVTTVVEHPNTLPPVDEPGKLVAKARLLEQKAYVDFALLGVLHDGNTHLFEDMLAEGAAGFKVFMGPTTGNIPPPSEPSLYEVLRESGRMGVTVAFHAEDHALVTYFTEKARSTGGMDPALHDDARPPLVEEYSVVKIAAIAKHTGGRPLIVHISSAQALEAVSQAKRAGVEIYGETCPHYLLLDKPDYARYGSLIKVNPPIRGGVHRARLVEAVAKGGVDTVGSDHAPHAPEEKRRDIWSAASGMPGVQTLLPSMLDLALRNIIPLTRIPLLLAENPAKLWGLWPRKGFIDVGFDGDLVIVDPGSETLVTEEWLEYKYKLTPFTGWRFKGRVRHVVIRGRVALRDGVITGEQKGVWVKPIRIPGYSS, encoded by the coding sequence ATGGAGCACGTGGTGTCCATGAGCCTGCTCGTGAGGAACGGCCTCGTAGTCACTTCGAAGGGCGTGCTGAGGGCGGATGTGAGGATCCAGGATGGCGTCATAACTAGTGTGGGGAGGCACCTGGATAGCAGCGGCGTCGACGAGGTGATCGATGCATCAGGCATGCTAGTGTTCCCGGGAGTGATAGATGAACACGTCCACATGAGGGAGCCTGGCTTAGAGTACAAGGATGACTTCACACATGGGTCAAGGGCTGCACTCAAAGGGGGTGTTACAACAGTTGTGGAGCACCCTAACACCCTGCCACCAGTCGACGAGCCCGGTAAGCTGGTCGCCAAGGCGAGGCTACTGGAGCAGAAGGCGTACGTCGACTTCGCACTCCTAGGGGTTCTCCACGATGGGAACACTCATCTCTTCGAAGACATGCTAGCTGAAGGCGCAGCCGGCTTCAAGGTCTTCATGGGTCCCACAACCGGGAACATACCGCCGCCCAGCGAGCCCAGCCTCTACGAGGTGCTACGGGAGTCGGGTAGGATGGGTGTCACTGTTGCATTCCACGCCGAGGACCACGCGTTGGTAACATACTTCACGGAGAAAGCAAGGTCGACTGGCGGAATGGATCCAGCGCTCCACGACGATGCAAGGCCCCCTCTGGTCGAGGAGTACAGTGTAGTCAAGATAGCAGCCATAGCTAAGCACACAGGGGGAAGGCCCCTTATAGTCCACATATCGTCAGCCCAGGCTCTCGAAGCTGTTTCACAGGCTAAGCGGGCTGGCGTGGAGATCTACGGGGAGACGTGTCCACACTACCTCCTCCTGGATAAACCGGACTACGCCAGGTACGGTAGCCTCATCAAGGTTAACCCGCCTATAAGGGGAGGGGTCCACAGGGCGAGGCTCGTTGAAGCCGTGGCTAAAGGAGGAGTGGACACCGTTGGCTCGGATCACGCGCCCCACGCACCCGAGGAGAAGAGGAGGGATATATGGAGTGCTGCATCAGGTATGCCCGGGGTGCAGACACTCCTGCCTTCAATGCTGGATCTAGCGCTCAGAAACATCATCCCGCTTACCAGGATACCGCTTCTCCTAGCGGAGAACCCGGCTAAGCTCTGGGGGCTGTGGCCTAGGAAAGGCTTCATCGACGTAGGGTTCGACGGAGACCTCGTGATAGTGGACCCAGGCTCGGAGACCCTGGTGACAGAGGAGTGGCTTGAATACAAGTATAAGCTAACCCCGTTCACAGGGTGGAGGTTCAAGGGGAGGGTGAGACACGTGGTCATCCGCGGCAGGGTAGCCCTCAGAGACGGCGTTATCACAGGGGAGCAGAAGGGTGTGTGGGTTAAGCCTATAAGGATCCCTGGTTATAGTAGCTGA
- a CDS encoding aspartate aminotransferase family protein — MVLDPGPIPRPFTLKYFPFKAVEGRGARVLDAEGREFIDFVSGAAVYNVGINREEVVNAVVDQARRLLNYTSLYFYMEEPVRLARKLVEVTPGRFDKRVVYGFTGSDAAEIALTSSMNYTGKPWLLSFTGSFHGTLYLSLSASGIFAGRGRGAAVYRRVLYAEYPNPYRNKWGVDGYEKPGELTALALSEVEEKIREAKGDVAAVIFEPVEGDAGVVVPPAGFLKGLREVADRHGVVLIGDEVQTGIGRTGSMWAVEHFSVEPDLLLAGKALGGGMPISAVIGRAEILESQPLLGLGFTNMGHAVCARAALATIEVVEKEHLAERARVLGEHASKRLREIAERVEAVGDVRGLGLMIGVEVVRDKASRRPDRATALKTCWRAWEKGLLVTTLGSHGNVLRIMPPLTISMEELDKGIDVLEESLRDAVEGRVPDEVLGFMQGW, encoded by the coding sequence GTGGTCCTGGATCCAGGGCCCATACCGAGGCCTTTCACACTCAAGTACTTCCCCTTTAAAGCTGTCGAAGGCAGAGGTGCCAGGGTGCTTGACGCCGAGGGAAGGGAATTCATCGACTTCGTGTCGGGTGCAGCGGTCTACAATGTCGGGATTAACAGGGAGGAGGTTGTCAACGCCGTGGTTGACCAGGCTAGGAGGCTCCTCAACTATACATCCCTCTACTTCTACATGGAGGAGCCCGTTAGGCTTGCGAGAAAACTGGTGGAGGTGACTCCAGGCCGCTTCGATAAAAGAGTTGTCTACGGGTTCACGGGCTCCGATGCGGCTGAGATAGCTTTAACCTCATCCATGAACTACACTGGGAAGCCATGGCTCCTCTCCTTCACTGGATCATTCCACGGCACACTATACCTCTCGCTCTCAGCCAGCGGGATCTTCGCTGGCAGGGGGAGAGGGGCAGCCGTCTACAGGAGAGTCCTGTACGCCGAGTATCCGAATCCCTATAGGAATAAATGGGGGGTCGACGGCTACGAAAAGCCAGGCGAGCTCACAGCCCTCGCCCTAAGTGAGGTCGAGGAGAAAATCAGGGAGGCCAAGGGGGATGTGGCCGCCGTAATCTTCGAGCCCGTGGAAGGGGACGCAGGGGTCGTAGTGCCGCCTGCCGGGTTCCTAAAGGGTTTAAGGGAGGTGGCTGATCGCCACGGCGTAGTCTTAATAGGTGATGAAGTGCAGACCGGGATAGGGAGAACCGGGAGCATGTGGGCCGTGGAGCATTTCAGCGTGGAGCCAGACCTCCTCCTAGCTGGGAAGGCGCTTGGAGGCGGGATGCCTATATCAGCGGTAATCGGGAGAGCCGAGATCCTGGAGTCACAGCCCCTGCTTGGACTAGGCTTCACCAATATGGGGCACGCTGTATGCGCCAGGGCCGCATTAGCCACCATCGAGGTTGTTGAAAAGGAGCACCTAGCTGAGAGGGCAAGGGTTCTCGGAGAACACGCTTCCAAGAGGCTTAGAGAGATCGCTGAGAGGGTTGAAGCGGTGGGGGATGTGAGAGGCCTCGGCTTGATGATAGGTGTTGAAGTAGTGAGGGATAAGGCGTCGAGGAGGCCTGACAGGGCTACCGCACTGAAGACTTGCTGGAGGGCATGGGAGAAGGGACTCCTGGTAACGACTCTAGGGAGCCATGGAAACGTGTTGAGGATAATGCCCCCGCTCACTATATCCATGGAGGAGCTCGACAAGGGGATCGATGTGCTCGAGGAGTCGCTGCGCGACGCTGTCGAGGGCAGGGTGCCCGACGAGGTACTCGGGTTTATGCAGGGCTGGTGA
- a CDS encoding flavin reductase family protein yields the protein MRGSMEKPYRLLYPLRTFLVTSGVYPEHFDVMTADWVVVLSGEPFMVGVSVSPRRYTHRLLKKHGEFVVAVPTLSMLRGVWLAGTESGPSKVPRLGFKLRRGEVVKAPLVEDAVANLECRVVDSRVYGDHEFFAGEVVKEHYAPEAYPGMEPSLSAGFLLHVAGGRFTTVSSVIHGAD from the coding sequence GTGAGGGGATCCATGGAGAAACCCTACAGGCTCCTCTACCCTCTTAGGACATTCCTTGTTACCTCTGGTGTTTACCCGGAGCACTTCGACGTCATGACCGCTGACTGGGTTGTCGTCTTGTCCGGTGAGCCCTTCATGGTCGGGGTGTCGGTGTCGCCTCGGAGGTATACCCATAGACTACTGAAGAAGCATGGCGAGTTCGTTGTAGCCGTGCCAACGCTTAGCATGTTGAGAGGCGTCTGGCTAGCCGGGACAGAGAGCGGGCCCTCCAAGGTACCGAGGCTCGGCTTCAAGCTGAGGAGAGGAGAGGTTGTTAAGGCACCGCTCGTTGAGGATGCCGTCGCAAACCTTGAATGCAGAGTGGTGGACTCCAGGGTCTACGGGGACCACGAGTTCTTCGCCGGTGAAGTCGTTAAGGAACACTATGCGCCTGAAGCATACCCGGGCATGGAGCCCTCGCTTTCCGCCGGCTTCCTGCTACATGTAGCCGGCGGCAGGTTCACCACTGTTTCCAGCGTGATCCACGGGGCTGATTAA
- a CDS encoding SPFH domain-containing protein, with protein MSRRTNVIEWVNPGPDDILWVYPYEDIRWGSVVVVHEYEAAVFMRDGKIYDVLPPGRHTITTQNIPLLTRAYNLVMGYGETPFKARIVFISLKQFKGRFGTSTRVKLGPRTLYMTELQAYGEYWFRVADPVLFLTQVAGAVPELSTPAVTEFLRGLFTEQFIQELANYTAIDVYTRLTEVTTRIKTGTIYEALKQRGIELIDVKIGGVSLPQLEKMEKEDPTYGLPLLLAIQKGEEDKVLEIIRTVETMRALGRSPGVGVLGALVALPQMLPQTMAPQVQQQPQQPQVQQPQQKSPTDKLRELKKMLDEGLITREEYEQLKKEILEEFKRS; from the coding sequence GTGTCGAGGAGGACGAATGTCATCGAGTGGGTTAACCCCGGCCCAGACGACATACTATGGGTGTACCCGTATGAGGACATAAGGTGGGGCAGCGTTGTAGTGGTGCACGAGTATGAGGCAGCGGTCTTCATGAGGGATGGGAAGATATACGATGTCCTCCCACCGGGCAGGCACACTATTACAACCCAGAACATACCCCTCTTGACGAGAGCATACAACCTTGTCATGGGGTACGGTGAAACCCCCTTTAAAGCCAGGATAGTCTTCATCTCCCTTAAACAGTTCAAGGGGAGGTTCGGGACATCCACGAGAGTAAAGCTCGGCCCGCGCACCCTCTACATGACGGAGCTACAGGCCTACGGGGAATACTGGTTCAGGGTAGCCGACCCAGTCCTCTTCCTCACCCAGGTTGCCGGGGCCGTCCCAGAGCTCTCAACACCCGCTGTAACCGAGTTCCTCAGAGGCCTCTTCACAGAGCAGTTCATCCAGGAGCTCGCCAACTACACAGCGATAGATGTATACACGAGGCTCACAGAGGTGACCACGAGGATTAAGACAGGCACTATTTACGAGGCATTGAAGCAGAGGGGCATAGAGCTCATAGATGTGAAGATAGGCGGGGTCTCACTACCCCAGCTTGAGAAAATGGAGAAGGAGGATCCAACATACGGGCTACCCCTGCTCCTCGCGATACAGAAAGGCGAGGAAGACAAGGTTCTCGAGATAATAAGAACAGTGGAGACCATGAGGGCCCTCGGCAGGTCGCCCGGCGTGGGAGTTCTAGGAGCCCTCGTAGCCCTACCGCAGATGCTGCCGCAGACAATGGCTCCCCAGGTACAGCAACAACCCCAGCAGCCACAGGTGCAGCAACCCCAGCAGAAGTCGCCGACCGACAAGCTGAGGGAGCTTAAGAAAATGCTGGACGAAGGCCTCATAACCCGTGAGGAATACGAGCAGTTAAAGAAGGAGATACTCGAGGAGTTCAAGAGATCCTAG
- a CDS encoding AIR synthase family protein — translation MGPYRIGKVDKKVFEEIIFPHLGAVAGEVAVGPSYGVDFAVVDVGDKSLIFEVDPVFVVPQYGWERSGWFAVHILASDVAVSGVPPRYLFIDLNLPLSMRDEELKTLWMAIHRECEKLGIAIVGGHTGRYGGVDYPMLGGAVMMGVTGRGNYVTPADARPGDLVLMTKGPAVEAAGILSVMFPSVLEAEYGSGFAREAQGIFWLQTVVPDALALAGAGLKTVVTAMHDATEYGVWGALHDVSESSRVGIRVYRDRLFIRGDVAKVLKAFEKYTGMEIDPFAAISEGTLIATVKRSRVSEALEALRRAGVEAAVIGEVVEGSGVELVDASGVSRVDRPLQDPFWPVFFEVMEKLGGGR, via the coding sequence GTGGGCCCGTATAGGATTGGTAAAGTGGATAAGAAAGTATTCGAGGAAATAATATTCCCGCACCTTGGGGCCGTGGCCGGGGAAGTGGCCGTCGGCCCCTCCTACGGCGTCGACTTCGCCGTGGTCGATGTAGGGGATAAGAGCCTCATATTCGAGGTCGACCCGGTTTTCGTGGTGCCCCAGTACGGGTGGGAGAGGAGTGGCTGGTTCGCTGTCCACATACTCGCCAGCGATGTAGCTGTATCAGGGGTCCCCCCTAGATACCTGTTCATAGACCTGAATCTCCCGCTCTCCATGAGGGATGAGGAGTTGAAGACCCTGTGGATGGCGATACACAGGGAGTGCGAGAAGCTCGGCATAGCGATAGTGGGCGGTCACACTGGTAGGTATGGCGGCGTCGACTACCCGATGCTGGGCGGGGCCGTGATGATGGGTGTGACAGGGAGAGGGAACTATGTGACACCCGCGGATGCCAGGCCAGGCGACCTAGTCCTGATGACTAAGGGGCCGGCTGTTGAGGCAGCCGGCATACTCTCCGTCATGTTTCCAAGCGTGCTCGAAGCAGAGTATGGCAGTGGCTTCGCAAGGGAGGCCCAGGGGATCTTCTGGCTCCAGACAGTTGTCCCCGACGCCCTCGCCCTTGCGGGAGCCGGCCTTAAAACCGTTGTAACAGCCATGCATGATGCAACAGAGTACGGTGTATGGGGGGCTCTCCACGATGTAAGCGAGTCCAGCAGGGTGGGGATCAGGGTGTACAGGGACAGGCTCTTCATACGGGGCGATGTAGCCAAGGTGCTGAAGGCCTTCGAGAAGTACACGGGGATGGAGATAGACCCGTTTGCAGCCATAAGCGAGGGGACGCTGATAGCCACTGTGAAGAGGAGTAGGGTTAGCGAAGCACTGGAGGCATTGCGTAGGGCAGGGGTTGAGGCAGCCGTCATAGGCGAGGTCGTCGAGGGCAGTGGCGTGGAGCTCGTGGATGCATCCGGGGTCAGCAGGGTTGACAGGCCGCTTCAAGACCCCTTCTGGCCGGTCTTCTTCGAGGTCATGGAGAAGCTGGGTGGCGGCAGGTGA
- the pyrB gene encoding aspartate carbamoyltransferase has protein sequence MNKGSDVISALQFTRSDVERLITIAEELRRRLEAGERIEAAKGRILFTAFFEPSTRTRLSFQFAMVRLGGSVVDLGPEEVTSRAKGESPEDTLRTVDSYNPDVIVVRHREPGFASKAAEICRAPVVNAGDGYNEHPTQALLDVYTIWRSLGRVDGVSIGLMGDLKYGRTVSSLSYILSNFRDVTIYFISPPALRPREEVLRILDQRRTRYEFAESLDEVVSRVDVLYVTRLQKERMSPEEYERLKGSYTVSYESLRKYGRIPLIMHPLPRVWELTPDVDVLPQAIYFEQARNGLYMRMALLKTILGV, from the coding sequence ATGAATAAGGGTTCGGATGTAATATCAGCGCTCCAGTTCACTAGGAGCGATGTAGAGAGGCTTATCACGATTGCAGAGGAGCTCAGGAGAAGGCTTGAAGCCGGCGAGAGGATTGAGGCAGCCAAGGGGAGGATTCTTTTCACAGCGTTCTTCGAGCCGAGCACTAGGACGAGGCTGAGCTTCCAGTTCGCAATGGTGAGGCTCGGGGGCAGCGTAGTGGACCTGGGTCCCGAGGAGGTTACCAGCCGGGCTAAAGGCGAGAGCCCGGAGGACACTTTGAGAACAGTTGACAGCTATAATCCAGACGTGATTGTTGTAAGGCATAGGGAGCCGGGCTTCGCCTCTAAGGCAGCCGAGATATGTAGGGCCCCCGTGGTGAACGCCGGCGACGGCTATAATGAGCACCCGACGCAAGCCCTCCTCGACGTGTACACTATATGGAGGAGCCTGGGCAGGGTGGACGGCGTATCCATAGGCTTAATGGGGGACTTGAAGTATGGGAGAACGGTTTCAAGCCTATCCTACATTCTCTCGAACTTCAGGGATGTAACAATATACTTCATCTCCCCGCCGGCCTTGAGGCCGCGTGAAGAAGTATTGAGGATACTTGACCAGAGGAGGACAAGGTACGAGTTCGCTGAGAGCCTCGATGAAGTAGTAAGCAGGGTTGACGTCCTCTACGTGACGAGGCTGCAGAAGGAGAGGATGAGCCCGGAGGAGTATGAGAGGCTTAAGGGAAGCTACACGGTATCCTATGAGTCGCTCAGGAAGTATGGGAGGATACCGTTGATAATGCATCCACTGCCAAGGGTCTGGGAGCTGACGCCGGATGTAGATGTGCTTCCCCAAGCAATATACTTCGAGCAGGCTAGGAACGGCCTCTACATGAGGATGGCGCTCCTGAAGACGATTCTAGGAGTATAG